A window of the Candidatus Bathyarchaeota archaeon genome harbors these coding sequences:
- a CDS encoding chromate resistance protein yields the protein MKWVTRDFVHVDRTACPWLIKKFIDPQAEFIFVSTEKIEEIVKNQGATPFDAPGVKLGHREGKCSFETIIDEYKLEDPVLHELAKTVHSADTRDTDLAPEGIGLSAIMTGARFNVKDDFEAIEKAAYVYDALYSYCKFKLLRRKYKDELEKMNRKQQREFLTEKMRE from the coding sequence GTGAAGTGGGTAACTCGCGATTTTGTTCATGTGGACAGAACAGCATGTCCATGGCTTATCAAAAAGTTCATAGACCCACAAGCAGAATTCATCTTTGTGTCTACAGAGAAAATAGAAGAGATAGTGAAAAACCAAGGGGCAACACCTTTTGACGCGCCAGGAGTGAAGCTTGGACATAGAGAAGGCAAATGCAGCTTCGAAACCATAATAGATGAGTACAAGCTTGAAGACCCGGTGCTCCATGAACTCGCAAAAACCGTCCATTCTGCAGATACCCGTGACACTGATCTAGCGCCTGAAGGAATAGGATTAAGTGCAATAATGACTGGCGCGAGATTTAATGTGAAAGACGATTTTGAAGCGATTGAGAAAGCTGCTTATGTTTATGACGCGCTCTACAGCTATTGCAAATTCAAGCTACTTCGCCGAAAATACAAAGATGAATTAGAGAAAATGAACAGGAAACAGCAAAGGGAATTCCTAACAGAGAAAATGCGAGAATGA
- a CDS encoding flippase, producing MSKAIRMARVSARGGFNLFWGLAASSIISAVGVILVARLLSPPEYGILTVALLAPNLISTFRDWGVNSAMIKYTAQYKAEHRTVEVKSILAAGVLFELVLGFSLTFISFMLSGFLATNIFHRPEIEPLIQVASFIIFAGALITAAQSAFVGYEKMELNSVTMICRSVIKTALMPLLVVLGFGVFGATLGSTVAFLIAGLISILILYLALYKNLQRLDDAKLNILETVKTMLKYGLPLSISAILSGFLVQFYNFLMAIYCTDLLIGNYQVAANFAILITFFATPIVTVLFPAFSKLNPEKDTETLRNVFQFSVKFAALLVVPAAAAVIALAQPAISTLFGEEYTYAPLYLTLLAVNYLYSAFGNLSLGTLINGQGKTKFNLKLTLITSAIGFPLSLLLIPRFGIVGLIATALTAGIPSLIIGLWYIKKHFKATIDWASSSKILSASALAATITYTIISQLSLASWIKLIIGATAFLIAYTTMALLIGAVNKADIQNLKEMLNELGPISHMLKPLLDIIEKLAPHNQKHNDHRAQSLS from the coding sequence ATGAGTAAAGCAATTAGGATGGCTAGGGTTTCAGCTAGGGGCGGATTCAACCTTTTCTGGGGCTTAGCAGCTTCCTCAATAATCTCCGCCGTAGGCGTTATACTCGTAGCAAGGCTTCTATCTCCACCTGAATACGGTATCCTTACAGTCGCCTTGTTAGCTCCAAATCTTATCTCGACGTTCAGAGATTGGGGCGTAAACTCTGCGATGATAAAATACACCGCTCAATACAAGGCAGAACATAGAACGGTAGAGGTTAAAAGCATCTTGGCTGCAGGAGTGCTTTTTGAACTCGTTTTAGGCTTCTCCCTAACCTTCATTTCCTTCATGCTTTCCGGCTTCTTGGCAACAAACATTTTCCACCGCCCTGAAATAGAACCTTTAATCCAAGTAGCATCCTTCATCATCTTTGCAGGAGCCCTTATAACAGCTGCTCAATCCGCTTTCGTAGGCTATGAAAAAATGGAGCTCAACAGCGTTACGATGATATGCAGATCTGTCATTAAAACCGCTCTAATGCCTCTCCTTGTAGTCCTCGGCTTCGGAGTTTTCGGGGCAACTCTCGGATCCACAGTAGCTTTCCTGATAGCTGGGTTAATCAGCATACTAATCCTCTACTTAGCCCTTTACAAGAATCTCCAAAGACTAGACGACGCCAAATTAAACATTCTAGAAACAGTGAAAACCATGCTCAAATATGGGCTGCCCCTGTCAATTTCAGCCATTCTAAGCGGATTCCTTGTACAATTCTACAATTTCCTAATGGCTATCTACTGCACGGACCTCTTAATTGGCAACTACCAAGTTGCAGCGAACTTCGCCATTCTAATCACATTCTTTGCAACACCGATAGTCACAGTGCTGTTCCCCGCTTTCTCCAAACTAAATCCCGAAAAAGACACGGAAACACTGAGAAACGTTTTCCAGTTTTCAGTAAAATTCGCTGCTCTCCTCGTTGTGCCAGCAGCAGCAGCTGTCATAGCCCTAGCGCAACCAGCTATTTCCACGCTCTTTGGAGAAGAATACACCTATGCACCACTCTACTTAACCCTACTCGCCGTCAATTACCTATACTCAGCATTCGGGAACCTAAGCCTCGGAACCCTCATAAACGGCCAGGGAAAAACAAAATTCAACTTAAAACTGACCCTAATCACGTCAGCCATAGGCTTCCCACTGAGCCTACTCTTAATCCCAAGATTCGGAATCGTAGGTCTAATTGCCACCGCCCTCACCGCTGGAATTCCAAGCCTAATCATAGGACTCTGGTACATAAAAAAACACTTTAAAGCCACAATCGACTGGGCTTCGTCATCCAAAATACTGTCAGCATCTGCACTTGCAGCCACAATCACTTACACAATAATATCTCAACTGAGCCTAGCCAGCTGGATAAAACTAATCATCGGAGCGACAGCTTTCCTAATTGCCTACACAACAATGGCTCTACTAATAGGAGCAGTTAACAAAGCTGACATACAAAACCTGAAAGAAATGCTAAATGAGTTAGGACCGATTTCTCACATGTTAAAGCCTTTACTAGATATAATCGAAAAACTTGCACCTCACAATCAAAAACACAACGATCACAGAGCACAAAGCCTCTCCTAA
- a CDS encoding ornithine cyclodeaminase family protein: MNSKGEILYLSRLDIERLNISIEEIIRIVEEAFREKAKGKVEVPPKHGIHPQRNAFIHAMPAYIHNMKSAGVKWVSGFPENPKRDLPYISGLLILNDLETGIPTCVMDCTWITAKRTGAATAIAARYLARETSKTLGILGCGVQGRSNLEALTAVCKTLEDVKAYDVSEKNLQTYAKEMTIKFEIKVTPVNSPRKAVEHCDIVVTAGPILKHPQPVIETSWLTDGGFACPLDFDSYWKPEAMQSMDKFCTDDNDQLIYYKELGYFSNIPPVYAELNEIISGEKHGRENPQERIMSMHLGLAIEDMAVAVLIYEKAKKTGVGIRLPP, translated from the coding sequence ATGAATTCTAAGGGAGAAATTCTATACCTATCTCGACTTGACATAGAGAGACTAAACATCTCAATCGAAGAGATCATTCGAATCGTTGAAGAAGCTTTCCGAGAAAAAGCAAAGGGAAAAGTTGAGGTACCACCCAAACATGGTATACACCCTCAGAGAAACGCCTTCATCCACGCCATGCCAGCCTACATACACAATATGAAATCAGCAGGAGTCAAATGGGTCAGCGGATTTCCAGAAAACCCCAAACGTGACTTGCCATACATATCGGGGTTGCTCATCTTGAACGATCTTGAAACAGGTATCCCGACTTGCGTTATGGACTGCACTTGGATAACAGCTAAACGAACCGGCGCAGCAACTGCCATTGCAGCAAGATACTTGGCTAGAGAAACCTCGAAAACCTTGGGTATCCTGGGATGTGGTGTTCAAGGCAGAAGCAACCTCGAAGCCTTAACAGCCGTGTGCAAGACCCTAGAAGATGTAAAGGCTTACGATGTCAGCGAGAAAAACCTGCAGACATATGCAAAAGAGATGACCATCAAATTTGAAATAAAAGTTACCCCCGTTAACTCGCCCAGAAAAGCGGTTGAACACTGCGACATAGTTGTAACCGCAGGGCCAATTCTGAAACACCCACAACCAGTAATTGAAACTTCATGGCTCACGGACGGCGGCTTCGCGTGCCCCCTAGACTTCGATTCATACTGGAAGCCAGAAGCTATGCAATCAATGGACAAATTTTGCACCGATGACAACGATCAGCTGATATATTACAAGGAACTAGGATACTTCTCCAACATACCGCCTGTATATGCAGAATTAAACGAAATTATTAGCGGCGAAAAACATGGTCGCGAAAACCCTCAAGAACGCATCATGTCAATGCATTTAGGTCTGGCTATAGAAGACATGGCGGTAGCTGTCCTTATCTACGAGAAAGCGAAGAAGACAGGAGTTGGGATAAGACTCCCACCATAG
- a CDS encoding phospholipase D family protein gives MNLSYYQLQQAYEQLEEGYELALAGSEIRGVYFSPNGGCEQAVINWIEKANSSAFILIYSFTLDSIGDSLVDAHNRNIDVKVVFEKSHISGYSEYQRLKSNGVDVRNDTNSQSMHNKVMVVDGQVVLTGSFNWSANGEERNNENLIVVYGNHTANLYEEEFWKIWNASI, from the coding sequence TTGAACTTATCATACTATCAACTTCAACAGGCATATGAGCAACTTGAAGAGGGTTATGAGCTTGCTCTAGCGGGTAGCGAAATTAGAGGTGTTTACTTTTCGCCAAACGGGGGGTGCGAACAAGCAGTCATCAATTGGATTGAAAAAGCGAACTCCTCAGCATTCATTCTCATATACAGTTTCACGCTTGACTCGATTGGAGACTCTTTAGTTGACGCTCACAACCGAAACATAGATGTGAAAGTTGTTTTTGAGAAGAGCCATATAAGTGGGTATAGCGAATATCAGAGACTAAAGAGCAATGGAGTCGATGTTAGAAACGACACAAATTCGCAATCTATGCACAACAAAGTCATGGTTGTTGACGGACAAGTCGTTCTGACTGGAAGTTTCAACTGGTCAGCAAACGGAGAAGAACGTAATAATGAGAATTTGATTGTCGTCTATGGGAACCACACTGCCAATCTCTACGAAGAAGAATTTTGGAAAATCTGGAATGCTAGCATTTAA
- a CDS encoding MFS transporter, protein MIREDFKPRLLFLCASHTLLHVYTNLPLALLPILISEYGLSIVIASIIVSIPRVFSLVFSIPSGLLADRLGHTKLISFSLFLQVLAASLILLFPTVEAIVLCFSLTALASTFYHPPALSTTTNIIPSDFLSRGLGFHGASGTLGIALGPITLGLILSWFEWRYVYLIWAVPIFVIAVVALFVNMNESSPVEDSETKGKGLTTPLKDVLSVTFLSFLLLMLFRSAAGGTISTYLTTYLTESKGLDASLASIIFGLSPLIGLASVIIGGYAGDKFGWKRSLTLIISTVSVALFCMFVSTSTIQTVLFYLVYGFFNIMTMPITTSLVAKIIPPKSRGTAYSLQFIPMSIIGIVMPIMLGVLINLLEIWIIFPIAIVFYIIALVITQVLKM, encoded by the coding sequence ATGATAAGAGAGGATTTTAAACCAAGATTGCTTTTTTTGTGTGCTTCTCATACTTTGCTTCATGTGTACACAAATCTTCCCCTTGCTCTCTTACCTATTCTAATTAGTGAATATGGGTTATCTATTGTCATTGCAAGTATTATTGTGTCTATTCCTCGAGTTTTCTCACTGGTTTTTTCAATTCCGAGTGGCTTGCTTGCTGATCGCTTAGGTCACACGAAGCTTATATCGTTCAGTTTGTTTTTGCAAGTGCTTGCTGCTTCTTTGATATTGTTATTTCCTACTGTGGAGGCTATTGTTCTATGTTTTTCCTTAACTGCCCTGGCATCAACCTTTTATCATCCGCCGGCTTTGAGTACAACCACTAATATTATACCTTCAGATTTCTTGAGTAGAGGGTTAGGTTTTCATGGCGCAAGCGGTACTCTTGGGATTGCTCTTGGGCCTATCACATTAGGACTTATTCTAAGTTGGTTTGAATGGAGATACGTTTACCTAATTTGGGCTGTGCCAATATTTGTTATTGCAGTTGTGGCCTTGTTCGTGAATATGAATGAGTCTTCTCCTGTGGAGGATAGTGAGACAAAAGGAAAAGGTTTGACTACGCCGTTAAAGGATGTTTTATCTGTCACTTTCTTGTCTTTTCTTCTACTGATGCTTTTTAGAAGTGCTGCGGGTGGAACCATTTCAACATATTTGACAACCTATCTCACTGAGAGTAAAGGGCTAGATGCCAGTTTGGCAAGCATCATTTTTGGTTTAAGTCCCTTAATTGGTTTGGCAAGCGTCATTATAGGAGGTTATGCAGGAGATAAGTTTGGCTGGAAAAGGTCCCTTACATTGATTATTTCAACGGTGTCTGTTGCATTGTTCTGCATGTTCGTCTCGACTTCAACGATCCAAACTGTACTGTTTTATCTTGTTTATGGTTTCTTCAATATTATGACTATGCCAATCACAACTTCGTTAGTCGCAAAAATCATACCACCGAAATCAAGAGGAACTGCCTACAGCCTACAATTCATTCCTATGAGCATCATAGGCATAGTGATGCCGATAATGTTAGGCGTATTAATCAATCTCCTTGAGATCTGGATAATTTTTCCCATAGCAATAGTCTTCTACATTATTGCTCTTGTTATTACTCAAGTTTTGAAAATGTAG
- a CDS encoding ATP-binding cassette domain-containing protein, whose product MNFDDIEVNSITKHFEDTVAVDDVSMNVARGELFGLLGPNGAGKSTLTKMLCGMINPTSGTIKVGGFNIQDEPMKVKELLGVVPQDIVLYDYMNARENLAFFGKLYGLTGGKLKNRIEGLLKFTQLDEKAVRRHISTYSGGMKRRVNIAAALLHEPQVILLDEPTAGLDPKNKLALWEIIQALHKEGKTIMLTTHMMDEAEELCSQVAIMDRGRIIALGSPRQLIKKVKMENTITVVPDKITSKLIEAVKEISGVKRSYRAYDENEEVEVLKIITRKAEDVLPDVVSAISSVRTKILSIELSRVTLEDVFILLTGRSLREEEEQL is encoded by the coding sequence ATGAATTTTGATGACATTGAAGTAAATTCAATTACTAAACATTTCGAAGACACGGTTGCCGTGGACGATGTCTCGATGAACGTTGCGAGAGGAGAACTCTTTGGCTTGCTGGGACCTAATGGCGCTGGAAAGTCTACGCTTACAAAGATGCTTTGTGGAATGATAAACCCCACTTCAGGCACAATTAAAGTTGGGGGATTCAACATTCAAGACGAGCCTATGAAGGTGAAAGAATTGCTAGGCGTTGTTCCGCAAGACATTGTTTTGTACGATTACATGAATGCTCGTGAAAACCTCGCCTTTTTTGGAAAACTTTACGGATTGACAGGAGGCAAACTCAAGAATAGAATTGAGGGACTTTTGAAGTTCACTCAGCTGGACGAAAAAGCTGTAAGACGTCACATTTCCACTTACTCGGGTGGCATGAAACGCCGCGTCAACATAGCTGCTGCCCTTCTCCATGAGCCTCAAGTTATCCTTTTAGACGAACCTACTGCCGGACTTGATCCTAAAAACAAGTTAGCTCTTTGGGAAATTATTCAGGCCTTGCATAAAGAGGGAAAAACCATAATGCTAACAACGCACATGATGGATGAAGCGGAAGAACTATGCAGTCAAGTGGCAATTATGGACAGGGGCAGAATCATCGCGCTAGGCAGCCCTCGTCAACTCATTAAAAAGGTCAAGATGGAAAACACCATAACCGTAGTTCCAGACAAAATAACCTCGAAACTGATAGAAGCGGTAAAGGAGATTTCAGGAGTCAAAAGATCTTACAGGGCTTATGACGAAAATGAAGAAGTCGAAGTATTAAAAATAATCACAAGAAAAGCGGAGGATGTCTTGCCAGACGTAGTATCAGCTATCTCCTCTGTGAGAACAAAAATCCTGTCTATTGAACTTTCTCGCGTCACGCTTGAAGACGTGTTCATTTTACTTACAGGACGAAGCTTGAGAGAAGAGGAGGAACAATTATGA
- a CDS encoding DMT family transporter, with the protein MTHHWGYVGAIVSAILFGAFSTLNKITLEAVNPLIVAGMIYFVGGIFLFIVHLSPLYRKVLALFETPTETETSISKKDYRILALVILCGSIIAPLMLLHGLSEITAINAALLLSTESLFTVLIAFAFLQERGARKDYFGILLLLLGVVFITTNGEFDRLTLTKEVVGSLLIIGACLFWGIDNNLSKFLSKKRDIVMVTGLKCSIGGAVLLVMSLLLRVSFIIPVTSIPYILSVGAFSIAFSILLFLFALREIGAMRTGVIFSTSSLFGAIFAFVILRETFTLIQLLAGLAMLLGVFILYRK; encoded by the coding sequence TTGACTCACCATTGGGGATATGTAGGCGCCATTGTGTCAGCGATTTTGTTTGGAGCATTTTCAACTCTGAACAAAATTACTTTAGAAGCTGTTAATCCTTTGATCGTTGCTGGGATGATTTATTTTGTCGGTGGTATTTTCCTATTCATAGTTCACCTTTCTCCACTTTACAGGAAGGTTCTCGCTCTATTTGAAACCCCCACGGAAACTGAAACTAGCATATCAAAAAAAGATTACAGAATCCTTGCCCTTGTTATTCTTTGTGGCTCAATCATTGCACCATTAATGCTTTTGCATGGCCTTAGCGAAATTACGGCGATTAATGCTGCATTGCTCCTTAGCACAGAATCATTGTTCACTGTTCTGATTGCTTTTGCTTTTCTGCAAGAGCGGGGAGCGAGAAAAGACTATTTTGGTATTCTTCTCTTGCTTCTCGGAGTTGTGTTTATTACAACAAATGGTGAATTTGATAGACTTACTCTAACCAAAGAAGTTGTTGGTAGTTTACTGATAATAGGTGCTTGTTTGTTTTGGGGCATAGATAATAACCTGAGCAAATTTCTGAGCAAGAAGCGAGATATCGTGATGGTAACTGGATTGAAATGCTCCATCGGTGGTGCTGTTCTGCTAGTTATGTCTCTTCTTCTTAGAGTTAGTTTTATTATTCCCGTAACTTCAATACCATACATATTGTCGGTGGGAGCCTTCAGCATCGCCTTCTCTATTTTGTTATTTCTTTTTGCATTAAGAGAAATTGGTGCCATGCGAACAGGAGTCATTTTTTCTACATCCTCTCTCTTTGGTGCAATTTTTGCTTTCGTCATTCTTAGAGAAACTTTTACTCTCATTCAGTTACTGGCTGGGTTAGCCATGTTGTTGGGAGTTTTCATTCTTTATCGAAAATGA